The proteins below come from a single Caulobacter flavus genomic window:
- a CDS encoding YcgN family cysteine cluster protein translates to MMPRKPFWETKSLHQMTVPEWESLCDGCGLCCLVRFEDEDTGEVIPTRVHCQLLDAHLCRCSDYPNRRKTVPDCIKLTPHNIEDLEWMPPSCAYRRLHEGKTLPQWHPLITGDPDSPHKAGVSVRDQTISEASLDDPEDAMDFVAVDLMVDKGDWPYEPDED, encoded by the coding sequence ATGATGCCGCGCAAACCTTTCTGGGAGACGAAATCCCTTCACCAGATGACCGTCCCCGAGTGGGAGAGTCTATGCGACGGCTGCGGCCTTTGCTGCCTGGTTCGCTTCGAAGACGAAGACACCGGCGAGGTGATCCCCACCCGCGTGCACTGCCAGCTGCTCGACGCCCACCTCTGCCGCTGCAGCGACTATCCCAATCGCCGCAAGACCGTGCCCGACTGCATCAAGCTGACGCCGCACAACATCGAGGACCTGGAGTGGATGCCCCCCTCCTGCGCCTATCGCCGCCTGCACGAGGGCAAGACCCTGCCCCAGTGGCACCCGCTGATCACCGGCGACCCCGACAGCCCCCACAAGGCCGGCGTCTCGGTCCGCGACCAGACCATCAGCGAAGCCAGCCTCGACGACCCCGAGGACGCCATGGACTTCGTCGCTGTCGACCTGATGGTCGACAAGGGCGACTGGCCGTATGAGCCCGACGAGGACTGA
- a CDS encoding phage major capsid protein — protein sequence MKETKQVPASPEARMALAQMLAAFEGFKAANDQRLAAIESKSAPGSADVLLEEKVSRIDAALTSAQDRLDRILAESRRPALAGEAPAARVDERKAAFDRYVKTGETAGLVEVKGLSEGVATAGGYVAPPELERQILRRLAATSPMREICQVRTIGAGTFRKPVSPAGLAAAWVAETAARPETTAPTLDVIDFPAGELYASPAATQALLDDAYVSIDEWLAEEVQDAFAAQETAAFVSGDGVNKPKGLLAYTAAPDASYAWGQLGYTATGVAGNWPASNPTDKLIDLIYSARAQYRQNGRFVLNRRTVSMVRKFKDAQGNYIWNAALQPGQSASLLGFPVTEIEAMPDVGANSIAVAFGDFEKGYLIVDRAGVRVLRDPYSAKPHVLFYTTKRVGGGVQNFDAVKLLKFSVS from the coding sequence ATGAAGGAAACCAAACAGGTCCCGGCCTCGCCGGAGGCCCGGATGGCGCTGGCGCAGATGCTGGCGGCGTTCGAGGGCTTCAAGGCGGCCAACGACCAGCGGCTGGCGGCCATCGAGAGCAAGAGCGCCCCGGGGAGCGCCGACGTGCTGCTGGAGGAGAAGGTCTCGCGCATCGACGCGGCCCTGACCAGCGCCCAGGACAGGCTGGACCGCATCCTGGCCGAGAGCCGCCGTCCGGCCCTGGCCGGCGAGGCCCCGGCCGCGCGGGTCGACGAGCGCAAGGCCGCCTTCGACCGCTACGTGAAGACCGGCGAGACGGCCGGTCTTGTCGAGGTGAAAGGCCTGTCGGAAGGCGTGGCCACGGCCGGCGGCTATGTGGCGCCGCCCGAGCTGGAGCGGCAGATCCTGCGCCGCCTGGCCGCCACCTCGCCGATGCGCGAGATCTGCCAGGTGCGCACCATCGGCGCGGGCACGTTCCGCAAGCCGGTCAGCCCCGCCGGCCTGGCCGCGGCCTGGGTGGCCGAGACGGCGGCGCGTCCGGAGACCACGGCGCCCACGCTGGACGTCATCGACTTCCCGGCCGGCGAGCTCTACGCCAGCCCGGCCGCCACCCAGGCCCTGCTCGACGACGCCTATGTGAGCATCGACGAGTGGCTGGCCGAGGAGGTGCAGGACGCCTTCGCCGCCCAGGAGACGGCGGCCTTCGTCAGCGGCGACGGCGTCAACAAGCCCAAGGGCCTCTTGGCCTACACCGCCGCGCCGGACGCCAGCTACGCCTGGGGGCAGCTGGGCTACACGGCCACCGGCGTTGCCGGCAACTGGCCGGCCAGCAACCCGACCGACAAGCTGATCGACCTGATCTACTCGGCCAGGGCGCAGTACCGCCAGAACGGCCGCTTCGTGCTCAATCGCCGCACGGTGAGCATGGTGCGCAAGTTCAAGGACGCGCAAGGCAACTACATCTGGAACGCGGCCCTGCAGCCGGGCCAGTCGGCGAGCCTGCTCGGCTTCCCGGTGACCGAGATCGAGGCCATGCCCGACGTCGGCGCCAACAGCATCGCCGTGGCCTTCGGCGACTTCGAGAAGGGATACCTGATCGTCGACCGCGCCGGGGTGCGGGTGCTGCGCGACCCCTATTCGGCCAAGCCGCACGTGCTTTTCTACACCACCAAGCGCGTGGGCGGCGGCGTGCAGAACTTCGACGCGGTGAAGCTGCTGAAGTTCTCGGTGAGCTGA
- a CDS encoding phage tail tape measure protein, with the protein MSGFDEVEGLPLRTAEAAEALAGLEAPARAAARSIEDAFAGAGERLARSLARAAADGELSLAELARAVLGAMAGGRGGGHGGGLGEALSAAVSGVFSGARAEGGPVTGGGAYLVGERGPEVFRPAGAGVIEPAGGGGVSVTVQVAGGEVGALARSDAQLAQALARAVSLGARRL; encoded by the coding sequence ATGAGCGGTTTCGACGAGGTGGAGGGCCTGCCGCTGCGCACGGCCGAGGCCGCCGAGGCCCTGGCGGGGCTGGAGGCCCCGGCGCGGGCGGCGGCGCGGTCGATCGAGGACGCCTTCGCCGGCGCGGGCGAGCGGCTGGCGCGGTCGCTGGCCCGGGCGGCCGCCGACGGCGAGCTGTCGCTGGCCGAACTGGCGCGGGCGGTGCTGGGCGCGATGGCCGGCGGTCGCGGCGGCGGCCACGGAGGCGGGCTGGGCGAGGCGTTGAGCGCGGCGGTGTCGGGCGTGTTTTCCGGGGCGCGGGCCGAGGGCGGCCCGGTGACCGGCGGCGGGGCCTATCTGGTCGGCGAGCGCGGGCCCGAGGTGTTCCGCCCGGCCGGGGCGGGCGTGATCGAGCCGGCCGGGGGCGGCGGCGTCAGCGTGACGGTGCAGGTGGCCGGCGGCGAGGTCGGGGCCCTGGCCCGCTCGGACGCCCAGCTGGCCCAGGCCCTGGCGCGGGCGGTCAGCCTGGGCGCGCGGCGGCTCTAG
- a CDS encoding HK97 family phage prohead protease: MKDVRIEGYASLFWTRDLNDDVTAAGAFKESLQAGPIRMLHQHDEAEPVGVWDEAFEDARGLFVRGRIMSATPRGRLVAALVGAGALDGLSIGFRQVKARRDGALRVLSRVDLWEVSIVTFPMLPAARLRVV, translated from the coding sequence ATGAAGGACGTGCGCATCGAGGGCTATGCCAGCCTGTTCTGGACCCGCGACCTCAACGACGACGTCACCGCCGCCGGCGCCTTCAAGGAGAGCCTGCAGGCCGGACCGATCCGCATGCTGCACCAGCACGACGAGGCCGAGCCGGTGGGCGTCTGGGACGAGGCGTTCGAGGACGCGCGCGGCCTGTTCGTCCGTGGGCGGATCATGTCCGCCACGCCGCGCGGGCGCCTGGTCGCGGCGCTTGTCGGCGCGGGCGCGCTGGACGGGCTGTCGATCGGCTTTCGGCAAGTGAAGGCGCGGCGCGACGGGGCGCTGCGGGTGCTCTCCCGCGTCGACCTCTGGGAGGTGTCGATCGTCACCTTCCCGATGCTGCCGGCGGCGCGGCTGCGGGTGGTTTGA
- a CDS encoding phage major tail protein, TP901-1 family → MAAQAGKDMLLKIGDGGSPQAFVTVAGLRARTISLNARTIDATDGDSAGRWRELLAGAGVRSAAVSGAGVFRDAASDALVRDSFFSQTARTWRLVIPDFAQLEGPFLVSALEYAGQHDGEAAFALTLASAGAISVTAI, encoded by the coding sequence ATGGCCGCGCAAGCCGGCAAGGACATGCTGCTGAAGATCGGCGACGGGGGCTCGCCGCAGGCTTTCGTGACGGTGGCGGGCCTGCGGGCCCGGACCATCAGCCTGAACGCCAGGACCATCGACGCCACCGACGGCGACAGCGCCGGGCGCTGGCGCGAGCTGCTGGCCGGAGCCGGCGTGCGCTCGGCCGCCGTGTCGGGGGCGGGGGTGTTCCGCGACGCGGCCTCGGACGCGCTGGTGCGCGACAGCTTCTTTTCCCAGACCGCCAGGACCTGGCGGCTGGTGATCCCCGACTTCGCCCAGCTGGAAGGGCCGTTCCTGGTCTCGGCGCTGGAATATGCCGGCCAGCACGACGGCGAGGCGGCCTTCGCCCTGACCCTGGCCTCGGCCGGGGCGATCAGCGTGACGGCGATCTGA
- a CDS encoding transglycosylase domain-containing protein: protein MNDWTLPPYKFDDPPARPTPPAGGGFAPVPPPPPQPPKGPPQRPPEEPFRADLKPPRKRGGWAWVWITLLVSALVGFLAVGGAGAYVWFKYLKDTPELPSREALFAVNRAPGVRFEDRSGQVIATRGPRYGQRVTVKTVPGYVPLAFLAAEDKRFYKHGPIDTYGIARAAYVNWRAGRTVQGASTLSQQLAKGMFLTPDRTVERKLQEMLMAWRLEQVLTKDEVLELYLNRVFFGANTYGVDGAARTYFAKPASQLTLSEAALLASLPKAPSRLALNRDMEGALARSRLVLANMEKEGWITAAEHAAALDDTPKLSPDAVSNEGDYGWVLDYATTEAIRIAGQNAPDLVVRLTIDTRLQKAGADIVRQAIALGGQHAGASQAALLSLSADGAIRAMVGGTDYIASPFNRAVQARRQPGSTFKPFVYAAALEKGVLPSDIRVDGPVQFGSWKPENYGGDYRGPMTVEQALVNSTNTIAVKLAQEAGGAQVGNLARRFGITSLPDRPDLSVALGAYEVNLLQMTSGFQVFQLGGQRVEPYVIESITAQDGRPIYSRGPLAPAQVYDIAKASMMVKMMKKVVDQGTAKRAAFGWPAAGKTGTSQNWRDAWFVGFTPDFATGVWVGNDNDKPMNKVVGGDMPASIWRRYMLAAHQNLAIRDFPWLLPDPGPRTSPDPRNGFYETLASEFARTASELEAEAAQDEPADDGRGPVPPPEELPY, encoded by the coding sequence GTGAACGACTGGACGCTGCCGCCCTACAAGTTCGACGACCCGCCCGCGCGCCCGACGCCGCCGGCGGGAGGCGGCTTCGCGCCTGTTCCGCCGCCGCCTCCGCAGCCGCCGAAAGGCCCGCCGCAGCGGCCGCCCGAAGAGCCGTTCCGGGCCGACCTGAAGCCGCCGCGCAAGCGGGGCGGCTGGGCCTGGGTGTGGATCACCCTGCTGGTCAGCGCCCTGGTCGGCTTTCTCGCCGTAGGCGGGGCGGGCGCCTATGTGTGGTTCAAGTACCTGAAGGACACCCCGGAGCTGCCGTCGCGCGAGGCGCTGTTCGCCGTCAACCGTGCGCCCGGCGTGCGGTTCGAGGACCGCAGCGGCCAGGTGATCGCCACGCGCGGGCCGCGCTACGGCCAGCGGGTGACGGTCAAGACCGTGCCCGGCTACGTGCCGCTGGCCTTCCTGGCGGCCGAGGACAAGCGCTTCTACAAGCACGGCCCGATCGACACCTACGGCATCGCCCGGGCGGCTTACGTCAACTGGCGCGCCGGCCGCACGGTGCAGGGCGCCTCCACCCTATCCCAGCAGCTGGCCAAGGGGATGTTCCTGACGCCCGACCGCACGGTCGAGCGCAAGCTGCAGGAAATGCTGATGGCCTGGCGGCTCGAGCAGGTCCTGACCAAGGACGAGGTGCTGGAGCTCTATCTCAACCGCGTGTTCTTCGGGGCCAACACCTATGGCGTCGACGGCGCGGCGCGGACCTATTTCGCCAAGCCGGCCAGCCAGCTGACGCTGTCGGAGGCGGCCCTGCTGGCCTCGCTGCCCAAGGCGCCGTCGCGCCTGGCCCTGAACCGCGACATGGAGGGGGCGCTGGCCCGCTCGCGGCTCGTCTTGGCCAACATGGAGAAGGAGGGCTGGATCACGGCGGCCGAGCACGCCGCGGCCCTGGACGACACCCCCAAGCTGTCGCCCGACGCGGTGAGCAACGAGGGCGACTACGGCTGGGTGCTGGACTACGCCACCACCGAGGCCATCCGCATCGCCGGCCAGAACGCGCCGGATCTCGTCGTGCGCCTGACCATCGACACCCGCCTGCAGAAGGCGGGGGCCGACATCGTGCGCCAGGCCATCGCGCTGGGCGGCCAGCACGCCGGCGCCAGCCAGGCCGCGCTGCTGTCGCTGTCGGCCGACGGGGCGATCCGGGCGATGGTGGGCGGCACCGACTACATCGCCAGCCCCTTCAACCGCGCGGTGCAGGCCAGGCGCCAGCCGGGCTCGACCTTCAAGCCGTTCGTCTATGCCGCGGCCCTGGAGAAGGGCGTGCTGCCCAGCGACATCCGCGTCGACGGGCCGGTGCAGTTCGGCAGCTGGAAGCCGGAGAACTACGGCGGCGACTATCGCGGGCCGATGACCGTCGAGCAGGCCCTGGTCAATTCCACCAACACCATCGCCGTCAAGCTGGCCCAGGAGGCCGGCGGCGCGCAGGTGGGGAACCTGGCCCGCCGGTTCGGGATCACCAGCCTGCCCGACCGGCCCGACCTGTCGGTGGCGCTGGGGGCCTACGAGGTGAACCTCTTGCAGATGACCTCGGGCTTCCAGGTCTTCCAGCTGGGCGGCCAGCGGGTGGAGCCCTACGTCATCGAGAGCATCACCGCCCAGGACGGCCGGCCGATCTACAGCCGGGGGCCGCTCGCGCCCGCTCAGGTCTACGACATCGCCAAGGCCAGCATGATGGTCAAGATGATGAAGAAGGTGGTCGACCAGGGCACGGCCAAGCGGGCGGCGTTCGGCTGGCCGGCGGCGGGCAAGACCGGCACCAGCCAGAACTGGCGCGACGCCTGGTTCGTGGGCTTCACGCCGGACTTCGCCACCGGCGTCTGGGTGGGCAACGACAACGACAAGCCGATGAACAAGGTGGTCGGCGGCGACATGCCGGCCAGCATCTGGCGGCGCTACATGCTGGCCGCGCACCAGAACCTGGCGATCCGGGATTTCCCGTGGCTGCTGCCCGATCCGGGTCCGCGAACCTCGCCCGATCCGAGGAACGGCTTCTACGAGACCCTGGCCTCGGAGTTCGCGCGTACGGCGTCGGAACTGGAGGCCGAGGCCGCGCAGGACGAGCCGGCCGACGACGGGCGCGGGCCGGTCCCGCCGCCGGAAGAGCTGCCGTATTAG
- a CDS encoding DUF3168 domain-containing protein, with protein MSAEVALAGALARLLASAPAVAAIVGTRAHAAPPRMLTYPCVSVGRIESRPVGEGDLLEHVVTITCASRFGGPEEARAMVAAARLALHDASPPVEGRALASLKVRFCDVFASADDELTLGVLRVRAVSEPA; from the coding sequence GTGAGCGCCGAGGTCGCCCTGGCCGGGGCCTTGGCGCGGCTGCTGGCGAGCGCGCCGGCGGTGGCGGCGATCGTGGGGACGCGGGCGCATGCCGCTCCGCCCCGGATGCTGACCTATCCGTGCGTCAGCGTCGGCCGGATCGAGAGCCGGCCGGTCGGCGAAGGCGACCTGCTGGAGCATGTCGTCACCATCACCTGCGCCTCGCGCTTCGGCGGGCCGGAGGAGGCGCGGGCCATGGTCGCCGCCGCGCGGCTGGCCCTGCACGACGCCAGCCCGCCGGTCGAGGGCCGGGCGCTGGCCTCGCTGAAGGTGCGCTTCTGCGACGTGTTCGCGAGCGCCGACGACGAGCTGACCCTGGGCGTGCTGCGCGTGCGGGCCGTCAGCGAACCGGCCTGA
- a CDS encoding head-tail connector protein has product MPHSVTLAQAKEFLRVGGSGEDDLVSLLIDAAEARVGQAAGTILTSASPAPLRLAVLVLACHAYEHRGEPRPPPLSLVEPWIAPYREARL; this is encoded by the coding sequence ATGCCCCATTCCGTGACCCTGGCGCAGGCCAAGGAGTTCCTGCGCGTGGGCGGGAGCGGCGAGGACGACCTGGTTTCCCTGCTGATCGACGCCGCCGAGGCGCGGGTCGGGCAGGCGGCCGGGACGATCCTGACGTCCGCCAGTCCCGCGCCGCTGCGCCTGGCCGTGCTGGTCCTGGCCTGCCACGCCTACGAGCATCGCGGCGAGCCCAGGCCGCCGCCGCTGTCGCTGGTCGAGCCGTGGATCGCGCCCTACCGGGAGGCGCGGCTGTGA
- a CDS encoding GTA-gp10 family protein, which produces MTLPNLARGEALAVLGGVTRRLCLTLGALARIEAALGLTDWSQLPQRLARPSAADLMAVLEALVDDGLGPLDAAGLNPREAADAVAKALAAAA; this is translated from the coding sequence ATGACCCTTCCCAACCTGGCCAGGGGCGAGGCGCTTGCGGTGCTGGGCGGCGTGACGCGGCGGCTGTGCCTGACTCTGGGCGCCCTGGCGCGGATCGAGGCGGCGCTGGGGCTGACCGACTGGAGCCAGCTGCCGCAGCGGCTGGCGCGGCCGTCGGCGGCCGACCTGATGGCGGTGCTGGAGGCCCTGGTCGATGACGGGCTGGGACCATTGGACGCGGCGGGGCTGAACCCGCGCGAGGCCGCCGACGCCGTGGCCAAGGCCCTGGCGGCGGCCGCGTGA
- a CDS encoding phage tail assembly chaperone — translation MSPWGEMLRRAAIEFAAPPDAFWRLSLKEWRALTGAQVGPALARPELAALMARFPDEEEADG, via the coding sequence GTGAGCCCCTGGGGCGAGATGCTGCGGCGGGCGGCGATCGAGTTCGCCGCGCCGCCGGACGCGTTCTGGCGGCTGTCGCTGAAGGAGTGGCGGGCGCTGACCGGGGCGCAGGTCGGCCCGGCGCTGGCGAGGCCGGAACTGGCGGCGCTGATGGCGCGGTTTCCCGATGAAGAGGAAGCGGACGGATGA
- a CDS encoding DUF805 domain-containing protein: MNAIKTYLTGRSSRREYWISIVLLVLASGTAGALGYNILGNALGFFLWLPIAVRRLRALGWSPWLSLAPLGATFGFGVLVGMARTIVPVMTPETAKLVSVGVGVVGTWIFIIYLGARASLKPAASLDQAPRLAEVFD, translated from the coding sequence GTGAACGCGATCAAGACCTATCTGACGGGCCGGTCCAGCCGGCGCGAATACTGGATCAGCATCGTTCTGCTGGTGCTGGCGTCGGGAACCGCCGGCGCGCTGGGCTACAACATCCTCGGCAACGCCCTGGGTTTCTTCCTGTGGCTGCCGATCGCCGTCCGCCGCCTGCGCGCGCTGGGCTGGTCGCCCTGGCTCAGCCTCGCGCCGCTGGGCGCGACCTTCGGCTTCGGCGTGCTGGTGGGCATGGCCCGCACGATCGTCCCCGTCATGACGCCCGAGACCGCCAAGCTCGTGTCGGTCGGCGTCGGCGTGGTCGGAACCTGGATCTTCATCATCTATCTCGGCGCCCGGGCCTCGCTGAAGCCCGCGGCCAGCCTCGACCAGGCCCCCCGCCTGGCCGAGGTCTTCGACTGA
- a CDS encoding DUF805 domain-containing protein gives MAVSPLRAAWRYLAGRCRRQEYWISAVALIGAGLALRLAPASTALGWTLFAAWLLLASRRLRDIGWSPWLCLAPIAASLAVFFGVFALASSGDGRGGEAMLNIAPFALLAIWVGFWTLIGVWKSRPSDLPTPQARAEVFG, from the coding sequence ATGGCCGTTTCCCCGCTTCGCGCCGCCTGGCGCTATCTGGCCGGCCGCTGCCGGCGGCAGGAATACTGGATCAGCGCCGTGGCGCTGATCGGCGCCGGCTTGGCGCTGCGCCTGGCGCCCGCCAGCACCGCCCTGGGATGGACGCTGTTCGCGGCCTGGCTGCTGCTGGCCTCGCGACGCCTTCGCGACATCGGCTGGTCGCCCTGGCTGTGCCTGGCGCCGATCGCCGCGTCGCTGGCGGTCTTCTTCGGTGTGTTCGCGCTCGCCTCCAGCGGCGACGGGCGCGGCGGCGAGGCCATGCTCAACATCGCCCCCTTCGCGCTCCTGGCCATATGGGTCGGTTTCTGGACGCTGATCGGCGTCTGGAAGTCCAGGCCGTCCGACCTCCCGACGCCGCAGGCCCGGGCCGAGGTGTTCGGGTGA
- a CDS encoding DUF6250 domain-containing protein, which produces MLTRRSLALSALAVPLATTARAQSPEPWRKADRLYTDDFTHSLANWIVEAEQPSKVAAENGVLELDAPAGITAWFKPRLTGPVLIEYQALAVYEGGRNDRISDLNAFWMATDVRSPDDLFASPRTGAFAGYDLLKTYYVGQGGNYNSSTRLRRYVGRPGDRPMLPEHDLKDARALLQPNRWVAVQLVAYDGLVQYWADGRKLFEMRDQDPYAAGWFGLRTTWSRLRFKDFTVWRLEAA; this is translated from the coding sequence ATGCTCACCCGCCGGTCCCTCGCCCTCTCCGCCCTCGCCGTGCCGCTGGCTACCACCGCCCGCGCGCAAAGCCCCGAGCCCTGGCGCAAGGCTGACCGTCTCTATACGGACGATTTCACCCACAGCCTCGCCAACTGGATCGTCGAGGCCGAGCAGCCCTCCAAGGTCGCGGCAGAGAACGGCGTCCTCGAGCTCGACGCCCCGGCCGGGATCACCGCCTGGTTCAAGCCGCGCCTGACCGGCCCCGTGCTGATCGAATACCAGGCCCTGGCCGTCTACGAAGGCGGCCGCAACGACCGGATCAGCGACCTCAACGCCTTCTGGATGGCGACCGACGTCCGCAGCCCGGACGACCTCTTCGCCAGCCCCCGCACCGGCGCCTTCGCCGGCTACGACCTCCTGAAGACCTACTATGTGGGCCAGGGCGGCAACTACAATTCCAGCACCCGCCTGCGCCGCTATGTCGGCCGGCCCGGCGACCGCCCGATGCTCCCCGAGCACGACCTCAAGGACGCCCGGGCCCTGCTCCAGCCCAACCGCTGGGTGGCCGTCCAGCTCGTCGCCTACGACGGCCTCGTCCAGTATTGGGCCGACGGCCGAAAGCTCTTCGAGATGCGCGACCAGGACCCCTACGCCGCCGGCTGGTTTGGCCTGCGCACCACCTGGAGCCGCCTGCGGTTCAAGGATTTCACCGTGTGGCGGCTGGAGGCGGCATGA
- a CDS encoding acyltransferase family protein — protein MTAVSGALTALFAPSRDAHGRAYGPDLLRAAAILLVMAWHMPGPARPEPLAAIRPFGWLGVDVFFVLSGYLIGAQLLKGIAGGHGVDFRRFWASRAFRILPAFLAVLALYFTLPDFSDGKAIQPLWRFLTFTMNFGLDYRVTGAFTSAWSLCVEEHFYWLLPPLVLVLTRWRGAGPALALGAAVILGGMALRWAIWHGPVADPATRPADFLRLIYYPTWTRLDGLAMGVLLAAARVFRPAAVARFAPPRLTGPLGLIAAAGTVVLCIRHADGVSLDLAGAVVVYPLACLAATLLLCALLDIEPALRRLPLAPVTFVATLAYSLYLVHKPVQHMLRERLGDGVLHGWTGLGAYLAADFTAAILLWLLVERPFLRLRDRVLRRPLPAVVEEPMKRAA, from the coding sequence ATGACCGCCGTCTCCGGGGCTCTCACCGCCCTCTTCGCCCCGTCGCGCGACGCCCACGGGCGCGCCTACGGACCCGACCTGCTGCGCGCCGCCGCCATCCTGCTGGTCATGGCCTGGCACATGCCCGGTCCCGCCCGGCCCGAGCCGCTGGCGGCGATCCGGCCGTTCGGCTGGCTGGGGGTCGACGTCTTCTTCGTGCTCAGCGGCTACCTGATCGGCGCCCAACTGCTGAAGGGGATCGCCGGGGGACACGGGGTCGACTTCAGGCGCTTCTGGGCCAGCCGCGCCTTCCGCATTCTGCCGGCCTTCCTGGCGGTGCTGGCGCTCTATTTCACCCTGCCCGACTTCTCGGACGGCAAGGCGATCCAGCCGCTGTGGAGGTTCCTGACCTTCACGATGAACTTCGGCCTCGACTACCGCGTCACCGGCGCCTTCACCTCGGCCTGGTCGCTGTGCGTGGAGGAGCATTTCTACTGGCTTCTCCCCCCGCTGGTCCTCGTCCTGACCCGCTGGCGCGGCGCGGGACCGGCCCTGGCCCTCGGCGCCGCCGTGATCCTGGGCGGCATGGCCCTGCGCTGGGCGATCTGGCACGGCCCCGTCGCCGACCCGGCCACGCGTCCGGCCGACTTCCTGCGGCTGATCTACTATCCCACCTGGACCCGCCTGGACGGCCTGGCCATGGGCGTGCTGCTGGCCGCGGCGAGGGTGTTCCGCCCCGCCGCCGTCGCCCGTTTCGCACCGCCCAGGCTGACCGGACCGCTGGGCCTGATCGCCGCCGCCGGGACGGTGGTGCTGTGCATCCGCCACGCCGACGGGGTGTCGCTGGATCTGGCGGGCGCGGTCGTCGTCTATCCGCTGGCCTGCCTGGCCGCGACCCTGCTGCTGTGCGCCCTGCTCGACATCGAACCGGCCCTCCGGCGCCTGCCGCTGGCCCCGGTCACCTTCGTCGCCACCCTGGCCTACAGCCTCTACCTCGTCCACAAGCCGGTTCAGCACATGCTGCGCGAGCGGCTGGGCGACGGCGTGCTGCACGGCTGGACAGGCCTTGGCGCCTATCTCGCCGCTGACTTCACGGCCGCGATCCTGCTGTGGCTGCTGGTCGAGCGGCCGTTCCTGCGGCTGCGCGACCGGGTGCTGCGGCGGCCGCTTCCGGCGGTCGTGGAGGAACCGATGAAG
- a CDS encoding DNA-packaging protein, whose protein sequence is MKRWEEAWLRGWTALDHQKPPQAAWATWLMLGGRGAGKTFAGAGWVTDQAAKPCRMALVGPTFHDVREVMIEGPSGLRAMAQAGNRVRWEGSRRRLVWDNGAEAYAFSAEDPDSLRGPQFHAAWADEFCAWPKASETLAMLRFGLRLGEDPRLVVTTTPRPTRALKVLMAEPGVVTTRAGTAANAGNLAPAFLATLEGLYGGTRLAAQELEGIVVETDGSLFRAEDLARCRGAPPAKFDRVVVAVDPPATARGDACGVVVAGRRDGRAYVLADRTARGLSPNGWARLAVAAAVDFDADALVAEANQGGDMVRTVLAQAAPPCPIKLVRASVGKRARAEPVAALYEQGRVVHCGAFPALEEELMGLGDGDLGHSPDRADALVWALSELMLGGGREPRLRVV, encoded by the coding sequence TTGAAGCGGTGGGAAGAAGCCTGGCTGCGGGGCTGGACGGCGCTGGATCACCAGAAGCCGCCGCAAGCGGCCTGGGCGACCTGGCTGATGCTGGGCGGGCGGGGCGCGGGTAAGACCTTCGCCGGGGCCGGCTGGGTGACCGACCAGGCAGCAAAGCCGTGCCGGATGGCGCTGGTGGGGCCCACCTTCCACGACGTGCGCGAGGTGATGATCGAGGGGCCGTCGGGCCTGCGGGCCATGGCCCAGGCGGGCAATCGCGTGCGCTGGGAAGGCTCGCGCCGGCGGCTGGTCTGGGACAACGGCGCGGAGGCCTACGCCTTTTCGGCCGAGGATCCCGACAGCCTGCGCGGGCCGCAGTTCCATGCGGCCTGGGCAGACGAGTTCTGCGCCTGGCCCAAGGCCAGCGAGACCCTGGCCATGCTGCGGTTCGGGCTGCGGCTGGGCGAGGACCCAAGGCTTGTGGTGACCACCACGCCGCGTCCGACCCGGGCGCTGAAGGTGCTGATGGCCGAGCCGGGCGTCGTCACGACGCGGGCGGGGACAGCGGCCAACGCCGGCAACCTGGCGCCGGCCTTCCTGGCCACGCTGGAGGGGCTGTACGGCGGCACCCGGCTGGCGGCCCAGGAGCTGGAGGGGATCGTCGTCGAGACCGACGGCAGCCTCTTTCGCGCCGAGGACCTGGCCAGATGTCGCGGGGCGCCGCCGGCGAAGTTCGACCGGGTGGTGGTGGCGGTCGACCCGCCGGCCACCGCGCGCGGCGACGCCTGCGGGGTGGTGGTCGCGGGCCGAAGGGACGGCCGCGCCTACGTGCTGGCCGACCGCACGGCGCGAGGGCTGTCGCCCAACGGCTGGGCGCGCCTGGCCGTGGCGGCGGCCGTGGATTTCGACGCCGACGCGCTGGTGGCCGAGGCCAACCAGGGCGGCGACATGGTCCGCACCGTGCTGGCCCAGGCCGCGCCGCCGTGCCCGATCAAGCTGGTGCGGGCGTCCGTGGGCAAACGGGCCCGGGCCGAGCCGGTGGCGGCGCTCTACGAGCAGGGCCGGGTGGTCCACTGCGGGGCGTTCCCGGCGCTGGAGGAGGAACTGATGGGCCTGGGCGACGGGGACCTTGGCCACAGCCCCGACCGGGCGGACGCCCTGGTCTGGGCGCTGAGCGAGCTGATGCTGGGCGGGGGCAGGGAGCCGCGGCTTAGGGTGGTGTGA